The DNA sequence GTCACGAAAACTTTCTGATGCGCCGCGACGTCGATTTCTGGAAGGTGACGGAGCAGCTTATCCCCTTCTTCGTTACGCGCCAGATCTACAGCGGGGCGGGAAAAGTGCTGAAAGTCTCCGGCAAGCCGCAGTACTTCATCTCGCAACGCGCCCAACATATTCACGAGAAGACGTCTTCCTCGACCACGTCCTCGCGCAGTATCATCAATACCAGGGACGAGCCGCACGCCGATGCGGAACGGTATAGGCGGCTCCACATCATCGTCGGGGATTCCAATATGTCGGAGTTCGCGACCTATTTGAAGGTCGGTACGGCGTCGTTGGTGCTGTCCATGATCGAGGAAGGGTACGCGGTCCAGGGGATGGAGTTAGAGGATCCCGTGAAAGCGATCAGGGAGATTTCGCGCGATCCTTCGTTAAAGAAGAAGGTCAGGCTGGATGATGGTCGCCAGTTGACGGCGGTGGAAATTCAGCGGGTCTACTTGGATCTCGCGCAGCAATATTTAGCGCAACAGGAGCATGATCCGATCCTTGACGATGTGTGGAAACGGTGGGCCATGGTGCTGGATAAGCTCGAAGAAGATCCGATGCAGCTGGTGCGCGAAATCGACTGGGTGACCAAGCGTCATCTCATCCAGTCCTATATCGACAAAAAGGGCTGCGGCTGGGATGATCCACGAGTCTTCCTGCTCGATCTGCAATATCATGATGTCAAACGGACGCGCGGGCTGTATTATCTGATGGAGTCCCGTGGGATGATCGAGCGGGTCGCAGCGGAGGAATCGGTGCAGCGGGCCATGTCGACTCCGCCTCAGACTACGAGGGCGAAGGTGCGAGGCGATTTCATCCGGTTCGCCCGCGCGAAGAATCGTTCCTATACGGTGGATTGGACCTATTTGAAACTCAACGGCTATTGGGAAGAAACGATACTCTGCATGGACCCCTTCAGCGCCGTGAATCGGCGCGTGGACGAGTTGGTCTCCCAGGTAGCGGGGCTGAGGCTTTACCGATGATGATGACCGCTCTCAAGCAGGCGCAGCTGCGGATCTCGCGACTGGACCGGACGATGATCATGGCCGTCGTGTTGTTGTCCAGCGTCTTTCCCGTCGAGTTGTTTCCCAACACGCCGCCTCCGCCGAAGGGCCTCGATGGACAATATAGCGGCAAGCAGGGGCAGGTGCTGGTGGTCAAGGTGAAGGGCGAAGAGCAGGCAACGGAGGTGACCGGCACATTCCTCGATCGGACGATTCCCTTCTTCCGTGAGTTCAGGCCAGGGGAGCCGGCCGGCTATGTCGGGTTGCTCGGGATCGACATGCAGGACGATCCAGGAACCTATGAACTGGCCGTAGAAGTGAAGCAGGGTGAACAGGCAAAGCAATTGAGCTTCAATGTTCTGGTGGCCAAAGAAAAGTTCGCCGTCGAGCATCTGAAGCTGCCCAAAGAGAAGGTCGATCTGGACGAGAAGGCTGTGGCCCGCTGGAAAGCCGAGCAGGCGCAGGTAAAATTGGCGCTCGCGGAGAATTCACGCCTGAAACTCTGGCACAGCAACTTCGTGGAGCCGGTGAACGGCAAACGCACCGGCATTTTTGGCAGCGTGCGGATCATGAACGGCAAGCCGCGCAATCCCCACAATGGAGAGGATATCGGCGCGCCGATGGGGGCCGATGTCGCTGCCACGAATGACGGAATCGTCCGGATCACCGTCGATCATATTTTCTCCGGCAGGGGCGTCTTCGTCGATCACGGGTTAGGTTTCTACTCGATGTATTTTCACCTCTCTGAGATCCTGGTCAAAGACGGAGACTTGATCACAGCCGGCCAAATCATCGGCAAGGTGGGAGCGACCGGTCGCGCCACAGGGCCGCATCTCCATTGGGGCGTCAAGCTCAACGGGGCCCGAGTGAACCCCTATACGTTGCTCGACCTGCCATTCAAGAACGGTGTGACACCAGCGGCCACGGTTGCCACCCCGGCTCCTGAACCAACGCTAGACCCGCACGCCGTACCCATCAAAGAATAACTGCTCAAGGCGTATGTTCCAGTCTCCCCATTCGTTGCTCGTGAAGTAGCACTCGTCTTCCGCCGCTCTGTTCGCGCCCCCTTCGCTATACGCTATTCTCCCCCATCTCATTACGCAGCCCTTCCGAACGGCCATCAGCCGTCAGCTCTTTTCCCTCTCTCCTCAAATAGCCATGCCCGAATGGGCTAGCCCACATGGGGTAGCAACAAAGAGGGGATTGTGTGCGGCAGGAAAATGCGTAAATTACGCGGCCATGTCGTTCGCAAACCCATCCTCAACGGTCATTCATCAATCGTTATTCGATCTTCAGGCTGAGCCATACGCTATCAGCTCTTGCCGGTCGAAAGGAGTCCCCATGCTGAG is a window from the Nitrospirota bacterium genome containing:
- a CDS encoding M23 family metallopeptidase encodes the protein MMMTALKQAQLRISRLDRTMIMAVVLLSSVFPVELFPNTPPPPKGLDGQYSGKQGQVLVVKVKGEEQATEVTGTFLDRTIPFFREFRPGEPAGYVGLLGIDMQDDPGTYELAVEVKQGEQAKQLSFNVLVAKEKFAVEHLKLPKEKVDLDEKAVARWKAEQAQVKLALAENSRLKLWHSNFVEPVNGKRTGIFGSVRIMNGKPRNPHNGEDIGAPMGADVAATNDGIVRITVDHIFSGRGVFVDHGLGFYSMYFHLSEILVKDGDLITAGQIIGKVGATGRATGPHLHWGVKLNGARVNPYTLLDLPFKNGVTPAATVATPAPEPTLDPHAVPIKE
- the pafA gene encoding Pup--protein ligase; its protein translation is MKQRIFGLENEYGLIFSPNGRVYLPMEKVLGYIFEGLIPNSWPSNAFLANGARFYQDTGCHPEYSTPECDNILDLVIHDKAGERLLEACLPAAEERLREEGLSGEIYIFKNNTDSLGNTYGCHENFLMRRDVDFWKVTEQLIPFFVTRQIYSGAGKVLKVSGKPQYFISQRAQHIHEKTSSSTTSSRSIINTRDEPHADAERYRRLHIIVGDSNMSEFATYLKVGTASLVLSMIEEGYAVQGMELEDPVKAIREISRDPSLKKKVRLDDGRQLTAVEIQRVYLDLAQQYLAQQEHDPILDDVWKRWAMVLDKLEEDPMQLVREIDWVTKRHLIQSYIDKKGCGWDDPRVFLLDLQYHDVKRTRGLYYLMESRGMIERVAAEESVQRAMSTPPQTTRAKVRGDFIRFARAKNRSYTVDWTYLKLNGYWEETILCMDPFSAVNRRVDELVSQVAGLRLYR